A genomic window from Panthera tigris isolate Pti1 chromosome B4, P.tigris_Pti1_mat1.1, whole genome shotgun sequence includes:
- the KCNA6 gene encoding potassium voltage-gated channel subfamily A member 6: MRSEKSLTLAAPGEVRGPEGEQQDTGDFPEAGGGGGCCSSERLVINISGLRFETQLRTLSLFPDTLLGDPGRRVRFFDPLRNEYFFDRNRPSFDAILYYYQSGGRLRRPVNVPLDIFLEEIRFYQLGDEALAAFREDEGCLPEGGEDEKPLPSQPFQRQVWLLFEYPESSGPARGIAIVSVLVILISIVIFCLETLPQFRADGRGGSNGVSRDSPISGGSQEEEEDEDDSYTFHPGIPPGGMMAGGSSSLSTLGGSFFTDPFFLVETLCIVWFTFELLVRFSACPSKPAFFRNIMNIIDLVAIFPYFITLGTELVQQQEQQSASGGGGQNGQQAMSLAILRVIRLVRVFRIFKLSRHSKGLQILGKTLQASMRELGLLIFFLFIGVILFSSAVYFAEADDDDSLFPSIPDAFWWAVVTMTTVGYGDMYPMTVGGKIVGSLCAIAGVLTIALPVPVIVSNFNYFYHRETEQEEQGQYTHVTCGQPAPDLKAADSGLGKPEFSETTRERRPSYLPPPHRAYAEKRMLTEV, encoded by the coding sequence ATGAGGTCGGAGAAATCCCTCACGCTGGCGGCGCCGGGGGAGGTCCGTGGGCCGGAGGGGGAGCAACAGGACACGGGAGACTTCCCGgaggccggcgggggcgggggctgctgTAGTAGCGAGCGGCTGGTGATCAATATCTCCGGGCTGCGCTTCGAGACCCAACTGCGCACCCTGTCGCTGTTCCCCGACACGCTGCTGGGAGACCCTGGTCGCCGCGTCCGCTTCTTCGACCCCCTGAGGAACGAGTACTTCTTCGATCGCAACCGGCCGAGCTTCGACGCCATCCTCTACTACTACCAGTCCGGGGGCCGCCTGCGGAGGCCGGTCAACGTGCCCCTGGACATCTTCTTGGAGGAGATCCGCTTCTACCAACTGGGGGATGAAGCCCTGGCGGCCTTCCGGGAGGACGAGGGCTGCCTGCCAGAAGGTGGCGAGGACGAGAAGCCACTGCCCTCCCAGCCCTTCCAGCGCCAGGTGTGGCTGCTCTTCGAGTACCCTGAGAGCTCGGGCCCCGCCAGAGGCATCGCCATCGTCTCCGTGTTGGTCATCCTCATCTCCATCGTCATCTTTTGCCTGGAGACCTTGCCCCAGTTCCGTGCAGATGGTCGAGGTGGAAGCAATGGTGTGAGCAGAGACTCCCCAATTTCCGGGGGTagtcaggaggaagaggaagatgaagatgATTCCTACACTTTTCATCCTGGCATCCCGCCGGGGGGAATGATGGCAGGGGGCTCATCCTCACTCAGTACTCTTGGGGGCTCTTTCTTTACTGACCCCTTCTTTCTGGTGGAGACCTTGTGCATAGTTTGGTTCACTTTTGAGCTCCTGGTTCGCTTTTCTGCCTGCCCTAGCAAGCCAGCCTTCTTCCGCAACATCATGAACATCATTGACTTGGTGGCCATCTTCCCCTACTTCATCACCCTGGGCACTGAGCTGgtgcagcagcaggagcagcagtCAGCCAGTGGAGGGGGTGGCCAGAATGGGCAGCAGGCCATGTCCCTGGCCATCCTCAGGGTGATCCGCCTGGTCCGGGTGTTCCGCATCTTCAAGCTGTCCCGCCACTCCAAGGGGCTGCAGATCCTGGGCAAGACCTTGCAGGCCTCCATGCGGGAGCTGGGTCTgctcatcttcttcctcttcatcgGGGTCATCCTCTTCTCCAGTGCCGTCTACTTCGCAGAGGCTGATGATGATGATTCACTCTTTCCCAGCATCCCGGATGCCTTCTGGTGGGCAGTGGTTACAATGACCACGGTAGGCTACGGAGACATGTACCCCATGACGGTGGGGGGCAAGATCGTGGGCTCGCTGTGTGCCATCGCTGGGGTCCTCACCATCGCCCTGCCTGTGCCGGTCATTGTCTCCAACTTCAACTACTTCTACCACCGGGAGACGGAGCAGGAGGAGCAAGGCCAGTATACCCATGTCACTTGTGGGCAGCCTGCACCAGACCTGAAGGCAGCTGACAGTGGACTTGGCAAGCCTGAGTTCTCTGAGACCACTCGGGAACGGAGACCCAGCTACCTTCCCCCTCCGCATCGGGCATATGCAGAGAAAAGGATGCTCACTGAGGTTTGA